One Nicotiana sylvestris chromosome 12, ASM39365v2, whole genome shotgun sequence genomic window carries:
- the LOC104228128 gene encoding probable protein phosphatase 2C 43, with protein sequence MFSWLIRTVSACWRPLSRYVPMSKDEDDVSVGGEDDVLLWCRDLEKHSCGEFSFAVVQANSVLEDHSQVDTGREATFVAIYDGHGGPEASRFVRDHLFLHLIRLARENGTIDEEVLKNAFAATEVGFLSLVRRAFGITPLIATKGCCCLVGVIWKRTLYVANLGDSRAVLGHIGRSNKIFAEQLTKDHNASIEEVRKELMSLHPDDSRIVVNVNGAWRVKGIIQVSRSIGDAYLKKPEFAVGPAYPRFHLKEPLIRPVLRADPSVCSRNLQPGDRFLIFASDGLWELISNQKAVEIVHNNPREGIARRLVISALDEAARRRKLKYDDLKKYDKGARRAFHDDITVVVIFIDHEMLEGKQSVPELSVRGFIDTHGPSDFNILQEVAMKTNSLK encoded by the exons ATGTTTTCCTGGCTGATAAGGACGGTATCAGCATGTTGGCGACCATTGAGTCGATATGTCCCTATGAGCAAGGATGAAGATGATGTTTCTGTGGGAGGTGAAGATGATGTGCTTTTATGGTGTAGAGACCTTGAGAAACATTCATGTGGGGAGTTTTCTTTTGCTGTAGTCCAAGCTAATTCAGTACTTGAAGATCATAGCCAAGTTGATACTGGTCGTGAAGCTACTTTTGTTGCGATTTATGATGGTCATGGTGGCCCTGAGGCTTCAAGATTTGTCCGTGATCACCTTTTCCTGCATTTAATTA GGCTTGCCCGAGAAAATGGAACAATAGATGAAGAAGTGCTTAAAAATGCGTTCGCTGCAACTGAAGTTGGCTTTCTTTCTCTTGTGAGAAGGGCATTTGGTATTACACCATTAATTGCAACTAAGGGTTGCTGCTGTCTGGTTGGTGTTATCTGGAAAAGGACGTTGTATGTTGCTAACCTTGGCGATTCTAGAGCAGTATTAGGTCATATAGGGAGATCAAATAAAATTTTTGCTGAGCAATTGACCAAGGATCATAATGCCAGTATCGAGGAGGTTAGGAAGGAACTGATGTCGTTGCACCCAGACGATTCACGCATTGTGGTTAATGTCAATGGAGCTTGGCGTGTTAAAGGCATCATACAG GTATCTAGATCAATTGGAGATGCATATCTGAAGAAGCCAGAGTTTGCTGTTGGTCCAGCTTACCCACGATTCCATCTTAAAGAACCACTTATTCGGCCAGTGCTAAGAGCTGATCCATCTGTATGTTCAAGAAACTTACAACCCGGTGATAGATTTCTTATATTTGCTTCTGACGGGCTGTGGGAACTCATAAGCAATCAAAAGGCTGTCGAGATTGTGCATAATAACCCAAGAGAG GGCATCGCAAGAAGACTTGTTATATCAGCCCTGGATGAGGCAgcaaggagaaggaagttgaagTATGATGACCTTAAGAAGTATGACAAGGGTGCGAGGAGGGCCTTTCATGATGATATAACAGTTGTTGTCATCTTTATAGATCATGAGATGTTGGAAGGAAAACAATCTGTGCCCGAACTGTCAGTTCGAGGATTTATAGATACTCATGGACCATCAGATTTCAATATCCTCCAAGAGGTTGCTATGAAGACAAATTCTCTCAAGTGA